One window of Cupriavidus oxalaticus genomic DNA carries:
- a CDS encoding capsule biosynthesis protein, producing the protein MLLFKTRAEVATSFDSPDVAVRAGSSVNLARPLPDEAGFSQLTRYRRVLLLQGPNGPFFARLRDYLHGAGLDVCKVNFNGGDDLFYPEGDVVRFNRPMVEWEAFLRSLLATRGIDAIVVFGNHRRQHRIAARLAQSLDIGFWVFEEGYVRPNYITLESGGVNADSPLATLTMAEVPKLERPVSARRFRHSFRLMAWYSFLYFAGGMLCASTYPYYRHHKPFGLLELVKWVRAGYRKYLYRWSERDLRKCLLAREHPHFFLVALQVYNDSQIRVHSPWRRIEDFIEWTVHSFAEHAPADSVLVVKHHPMDRGHTDYAAAIEAYAARFGVKQRVLYIHDAHLPSLLHRCMGLVTINSTTGLQALFHRVPVIALGRCFYAKPGLTYQGSLDDFWNDPGAVDTSGYTRFRSYLTRVSQINSSFYADEMLLPVPVRSGWRAHRLVPARFFCAAGLVIADAYSSSPWGLAAAADLLAGLLG; encoded by the coding sequence ATGTTGCTGTTCAAGACGCGAGCGGAAGTGGCGACAAGTTTCGATTCGCCGGACGTTGCGGTGCGCGCAGGGTCATCTGTCAATCTTGCTCGGCCGTTGCCCGACGAGGCAGGCTTTAGTCAGCTCACAAGGTATCGGCGCGTTCTGTTGCTGCAGGGCCCGAATGGGCCGTTCTTTGCGCGATTGAGAGACTACTTGCATGGTGCGGGGCTTGACGTATGCAAGGTCAATTTTAATGGCGGAGATGACCTGTTTTATCCCGAAGGTGACGTTGTTCGGTTCAATCGACCGATGGTTGAGTGGGAAGCGTTCCTGCGAAGCCTCCTTGCAACGCGCGGCATCGACGCCATCGTGGTGTTCGGCAATCACCGACGGCAACATCGCATTGCTGCGCGCCTCGCTCAGTCACTAGACATCGGGTTCTGGGTCTTTGAAGAGGGCTACGTTCGTCCAAACTACATTACCTTGGAGTCCGGGGGCGTCAACGCGGATTCGCCGCTGGCAACTCTGACAATGGCGGAAGTTCCAAAGCTGGAGCGTCCTGTTAGCGCTCGCAGGTTTCGGCATTCGTTTCGCCTGATGGCGTGGTACTCGTTCCTGTATTTCGCGGGTGGCATGCTCTGCGCCAGCACATATCCTTATTACCGGCACCACAAGCCGTTCGGGCTGCTCGAGCTTGTCAAATGGGTTAGGGCCGGGTACCGCAAGTACCTATACCGCTGGAGCGAGCGCGATCTCCGAAAGTGCTTGCTTGCCCGTGAGCACCCACACTTCTTCCTGGTTGCACTGCAGGTCTATAACGATAGCCAGATCAGGGTGCACAGCCCTTGGCGGCGTATCGAGGACTTCATAGAGTGGACAGTCCATTCATTTGCCGAGCATGCGCCTGCCGATAGTGTCCTGGTGGTCAAGCATCACCCAATGGATCGTGGCCATACGGACTATGCGGCTGCCATTGAAGCTTACGCGGCCAGGTTCGGGGTCAAGCAACGGGTTCTCTATATTCATGACGCACACTTGCCGTCGTTGCTGCACCGGTGTATGGGCCTGGTGACAATCAACTCGACGACGGGCTTGCAGGCCTTGTTTCACCGGGTACCCGTGATTGCACTTGGACGGTGCTTCTATGCCAAGCCGGGGTTGACTTACCAGGGATCGTTGGACGATTTCTGGAACGATCCAGGGGCGGTTGATACTAGTGGCTATACGCGTTTCAGGAGCTATCTGACGCGTGTTTCACAAATCAACTCCTCCTTTTACGCAGACGAAATGTTGCTGCCTGTCCCTGTTCGTAGTGGCTGGCGTGCACATCGTCTTGTTCCTGCAAGATTCTTTTGTGCAGCTGGCCTTGTCATCGCTGACGCATACAGCAGTAGTCCGTGGGGCCTAGCGGCCGCAGCAGATCTGTTGGCGGGACTGCTCGGATAG
- a CDS encoding MBL fold metallo-hydrolase: MSAPATDTAAATNPLKKPELDYPCGDAPEPGRASEIVPGVLWMRMPMPLGLNHINLWAIRDGAGWAAVDSGLQTPETAQAWRTLFGDGGALADGLTRLFVTHMHPDHIGMAGWLRRKFGCQLWMTRMEYLMCRVLAADTGRAAPDDAIEFYRRAGWDDDAIEVYRTRFGGFGKFVHALPESFRRLEDGATIRIGDHDWTVVVGTGHSPEHACLYCPSLKLLVSGDQVLPRISSNVSVFPTEPDADPMEDWLASLDKVKAAVPDDVLVLPAHNEPFRGLHARIDYLRASQLQALDRLRDALAQPKRAVDVFGELFSRPITGSGGLLGMATGESIAHLNYLLHRAEAVRELAADGCYWYRLS, translated from the coding sequence ATGAGCGCCCCTGCCACCGATACCGCCGCCGCCACCAATCCCCTCAAGAAACCCGAACTGGACTATCCCTGCGGCGACGCTCCCGAGCCCGGCCGCGCCAGCGAGATCGTCCCCGGCGTGCTCTGGATGCGCATGCCGATGCCGCTCGGCCTGAACCATATCAACCTGTGGGCCATCCGCGATGGTGCCGGCTGGGCCGCGGTCGACTCCGGCCTGCAGACGCCCGAAACGGCGCAGGCGTGGCGCACGCTGTTTGGCGACGGCGGCGCGCTGGCCGATGGCCTGACGCGGCTCTTCGTCACCCACATGCATCCCGACCATATCGGCATGGCCGGCTGGCTCAGGCGCAAGTTCGGCTGCCAGCTGTGGATGACCCGGATGGAATACCTGATGTGCCGCGTGCTGGCCGCCGATACCGGCCGCGCCGCACCCGACGACGCCATCGAGTTCTACCGCCGCGCCGGCTGGGACGACGACGCCATCGAGGTCTACCGGACCCGCTTCGGCGGCTTCGGCAAATTCGTCCACGCCTTGCCGGAGAGCTTCCGGCGCCTGGAAGACGGCGCCACCATCCGCATCGGCGACCACGACTGGACGGTCGTCGTCGGCACCGGCCATTCCCCCGAGCATGCCTGCCTCTATTGCCCGTCACTGAAGCTGCTCGTCTCCGGTGACCAGGTCCTGCCGCGGATCTCGTCCAATGTGTCGGTGTTTCCGACCGAGCCCGATGCGGATCCCATGGAAGACTGGTTGGCATCGCTGGACAAGGTCAAGGCGGCCGTCCCGGACGACGTGCTGGTCCTGCCGGCCCACAACGAACCCTTCCGCGGCCTCCACGCCCGTATTGACTACCTACGGGCGAGCCAGCTGCAGGCGCTCGACCGCCTGCGCGACGCGCTGGCGCAGCCAAAGCGGGCGGTGGATGTGTTCGGCGAACTGTTTTCCCGGCCGATCACCGGCTCCGGCGGCCTGCTGGGAATGGCGACAGGGGAGAGCATCGCGCATCTGAACTACTTGCTGCATCGTGCCGAGGCAGTGCGGGAGCTGGCTGCGGACGGGTGCTATTGGTATCGCCTGAGCTAG